A window of the Desulfobacula toluolica Tol2 genome harbors these coding sequences:
- a CDS encoding ABC transporter ATP-binding protein gives MNLRINNLFVSYTDNDHVLSALNGVDFKIEKGQITALVGESGSGKTTLGLACMGLLPENAEQNGRIWLGTQMLTGLDNESLNALRHNTIAMVFQNGGANFNPVIRVIDQVAEPLVSRGTKKKEARQKASAMLNRMGLAAPLHDRYAHQLSGGQIQRALMAMALILDPKILILDEPTASLDSVTKSFVKTIIQEEAASGKAILLITHDLGLAQDLADKTIVLYLGQVMEETCEKIIENPGHPYTHALVRSFPTLDTTRDLGGIRGTAFYRYTHCHKQGDGNHNHIQTDRFHDDGHVPVSGCIFRPRCTQVIDRCYNSIEIVQTESQKIRCVRGGITRMVRFKGVSKKYHKKTALASLDLDLYAGELFCLVGETGSGKTTLAMIASGAIKSDTGSFEFNPEDIKGKSISQITGVVYQSPMESVSHRLNVFDIVAEPLRIAKIEKDRVNEMVVRALKRAQVSTASDFLLRYPHELNMGAVQRVCIARAIVNEPLFLVADEPTSALDPSVQAKVLKMLLDLQTQLGLTLLFITHNIGLAKKIGDRVGVMLSGHMMEQGPAKQIFNSPCHPYTRLLLEDGEEYQPTNSESRVENSKEHICPFISRCALAQTQCFKTMPLKTINGKGFVSCHQFEKTLEPFVHGCIN, from the coding sequence ATGAATTTAAGGATAAACAATCTGTTTGTTTCATACACAGACAATGACCATGTTCTTTCAGCTTTGAACGGCGTTGACTTTAAAATTGAAAAAGGACAAATCACCGCTCTGGTGGGAGAATCTGGTTCCGGAAAAACCACCCTTGGTCTTGCCTGTATGGGGCTGTTGCCGGAAAATGCCGAACAAAACGGCCGGATATGGCTTGGCACACAAATGCTGACCGGCCTGGATAATGAAAGTTTGAATGCATTGCGCCACAACACCATTGCCATGGTGTTTCAAAACGGCGGAGCTAATTTCAATCCGGTGATCCGTGTGATTGATCAGGTGGCAGAACCACTTGTGAGCAGAGGAACAAAGAAAAAAGAGGCCAGGCAAAAAGCAAGCGCAATGTTAAACCGCATGGGTCTTGCAGCCCCCCTTCATGACCGCTATGCACACCAGTTGAGCGGTGGTCAGATTCAACGTGCATTGATGGCAATGGCATTGATTCTTGATCCCAAAATATTGATTCTTGACGAACCCACAGCCTCACTGGACAGCGTCACAAAATCCTTTGTCAAAACCATCATCCAAGAGGAAGCCGCATCAGGAAAGGCTATTCTGCTGATTACCCATGATCTTGGCCTGGCTCAGGATCTGGCCGATAAAACCATTGTCCTCTATCTTGGGCAGGTAATGGAAGAAACTTGTGAAAAAATCATTGAAAATCCGGGCCACCCCTACACCCATGCCCTGGTACGTTCTTTTCCAACCCTGGATACCACACGTGATCTTGGCGGTATACGGGGCACGGCATTTTACAGGTATACCCATTGCCATAAGCAGGGAGACGGCAATCACAACCATATTCAGACGGACAGATTCCATGATGACGGTCATGTGCCGGTATCAGGCTGTATTTTCAGGCCAAGATGTACCCAGGTGATTGACCGGTGTTACAATAGCATTGAAATCGTTCAAACCGAATCACAAAAAATCAGATGTGTCCGGGGCGGCATCACCCGGATGGTCCGTTTTAAAGGGGTTTCAAAAAAATATCACAAAAAAACCGCCTTAGCTTCCCTTGATCTGGATCTATACGCAGGAGAGTTGTTCTGCCTGGTGGGAGAGACAGGTTCCGGCAAAACAACCCTGGCAATGATTGCATCCGGTGCAATCAAATCCGATACAGGCAGTTTTGAATTCAATCCGGAAGACATAAAAGGAAAATCAATTTCACAAATTACCGGTGTTGTTTACCAGTCCCCCATGGAATCAGTGAGTCACAGGCTCAATGTTTTTGATATTGTGGCCGAACCCTTAAGAATTGCCAAAATTGAAAAAGACAGGGTCAATGAAATGGTGGTCAGAGCCTTGAAAAGAGCCCAGGTTTCCACGGCTTCCGATTTTTTGTTGAGATACCCTCATGAGCTTAACATGGGAGCGGTTCAAAGGGTCTGCATTGCAAGGGCAATTGTTAACGAACCGCTATTTCTTGTTGCTGATGAACCCACAAGCGCACTTGATCCCAGTGTTCAGGCAAAAGTTTTAAAGATGCTGCTTGACTTGCAGACGCAACTGGGACTGACCCTGCTGTTTATTACCCATAATATCGGTCTTGCAAAAAAAATCGGAGACCGGGTTGGGGTGATGTTGTCAGGCCATATGATGGAACAAGGTCCGGCAAAACAGATATTTAATTCCCCCTGTCATCCCTATACCCGTCTTTTGCTTGAAGACGGTGAAGAATATCAGCCAACAAATTCTGAAAGCCGCGTTGAAAATTCAAAAGAACACATCTGTCCTTTTATATCCAGATGCGCTTTGGCACAGACTCAGTGTTTTAAAACAATGCCGTTAAAAACAATCAATGGCAAAGGGTTTGTAAGCTGTCATCAATTTGAAAAAACATTGGAACCCTTTGTTCATGGCTGTATAAATTGA
- the tsaA gene encoding tRNA (N6-threonylcarbamoyladenosine(37)-N6)-methyltransferase TrmO — MEIILKPTGIVKSSIKAPSLKADHKDINPAKAKEEMKQQHRELKEHISQIIIDKKFEEILEGIEEFSHILVLYWPHLVPEKSRELLKVHPMGRKDMPQKGIYATCSPARPNPILVTAVKLLSRKDNVLEVKGFEAVDGSPVIDIKPYVSHYYSPEDVTVSGWMQDLTEELETEEIKNNC; from the coding sequence ATGGAAATTATTTTAAAACCCACGGGAATTGTCAAAAGTTCAATCAAAGCACCTAGTTTAAAAGCTGACCATAAAGATATAAACCCGGCAAAAGCTAAAGAAGAGATGAAACAACAGCACAGGGAGTTAAAAGAGCATATTTCACAAATTATAATTGACAAAAAATTTGAAGAAATCCTGGAGGGTATTGAGGAATTTTCCCATATTCTTGTGCTTTACTGGCCTCATTTGGTGCCTGAAAAGAGCCGCGAGCTTTTAAAAGTTCATCCTATGGGCAGAAAAGATATGCCCCAAAAGGGGATTTATGCCACCTGCAGCCCGGCAAGACCCAACCCTATCCTTGTGACAGCCGTTAAGTTATTATCACGGAAAGACAATGTGCTGGAAGTAAAAGGGTTTGAGGCGGTTGACGGCAGTCCTGTAATTGATATTAAACCTTATGTGAGTCACTATTACAGCCCGGAAGATGTCACTGTTTCAGGCTGGATGCAGGACTTGACAGAAGAGCTTGAAACAGAAGAAATTAAAAACAATTGCTGA
- the aroB gene encoding 3-dehydroquinate synthase, which produces METFHVNGQSKRSSIYVGERLKNLENYLPSSQVVIVTDENLKKYYQKDFPDVPVITIGTGEKIKTLATIETILKELIHYSCDRSSFIVGIGGGIVCDITGFAASTFLRGVDFGFVSTSLLSQVDASVGGKNGVNLESYKNMVGVFNQPEFVICDIELLNTLPEKEISNGLAEIVKHALICDANLFDFIESNKQKALNLDYDTIFRLVADSVSIKSQVVQQDEKESGERRKLNFGHTIGHAIEKIEKAGHGRAVAMGMVAAAEFSQARQLISRDDVLRIQSLLNDLNLPTTLNYNAQEIVSAAGKDKKKQGTDLFYVFLEQIGKARVDKISFTEMNEFIRSFFRGF; this is translated from the coding sequence ATGGAAACCTTCCATGTTAACGGTCAATCAAAACGTTCTTCCATATATGTGGGAGAACGTCTTAAAAATCTGGAAAATTATTTGCCGTCCAGTCAGGTTGTCATTGTCACGGACGAGAACCTGAAAAAATATTATCAAAAAGATTTTCCGGATGTTCCCGTTATCACCATCGGGACAGGAGAAAAAATTAAAACCCTTGCAACCATTGAAACCATATTAAAAGAGCTGATCCATTATTCCTGTGACCGCTCAAGCTTTATTGTGGGAATCGGCGGCGGCATTGTCTGTGATATTACAGGGTTTGCAGCCTCTACTTTTCTTCGGGGAGTCGACTTCGGGTTTGTCTCCACATCTCTTCTCTCCCAGGTGGATGCCAGTGTGGGGGGCAAAAACGGTGTCAACCTGGAGTCCTATAAAAATATGGTGGGGGTTTTCAACCAGCCTGAATTCGTCATTTGTGACATTGAGCTTTTAAATACCCTTCCTGAAAAAGAAATTTCAAACGGTCTTGCTGAAATCGTCAAGCATGCACTGATTTGCGATGCCAATCTGTTTGATTTTATTGAATCAAACAAACAAAAAGCTTTGAATCTTGATTATGATACGATTTTTCGGCTTGTTGCAGATTCCGTAAGCATCAAATCCCAAGTTGTCCAGCAGGATGAAAAAGAGTCCGGAGAAAGACGTAAACTCAATTTCGGCCACACCATTGGCCATGCAATTGAAAAAATTGAAAAAGCCGGCCATGGAAGAGCAGTGGCAATGGGGATGGTGGCGGCAGCCGAATTTTCACAGGCCAGGCAATTGATTTCCCGGGACGATGTTTTACGAATCCAATCACTTTTAAATGATCTTAACCTTCCCACAACATTAAATTACAATGCACAAGAGATTGTCAGCGCTGCCGGTAAAGATAAAAAAAAGCAGGGCACTGACCTTTTTTATGTTTTTCTTGAACAGATTGGAAAAGCACGGGTTGACAAGATCAGCTTTACTGAAATGAATGAATTTATACGGTCTTTTTTTAGAGGTTTTTAA
- the aroF gene encoding 3-deoxy-7-phosphoheptulonate synthase, translating to MLVVMEKGTTEEKIQAAVNAIEKRGYTARPIPGGDRVSIGILHNKGSVDAAHFLGLDGVKEVIPVTKPYKLVSREFQQENTHVKVGDAVFGNGSLPVIAGPCAVESEKQVMSIAKSVKDAGAKIFRGGAFKPRTSPYSFQGLGKQGLKLLAKVREETGLPVVTEVMDVENFDVVEEYADIVQIGTRNMQNFSLLRRAGKSYRPVILKRGMSAMLQEWLMAAEYIMEEGNNNVILCERGVRTFVRHSRNTLDLSVVPAAKKESHLPIIVDPSHAAGVRDQVVALSYASAALGADGVMIEVHNNPDEALSDGAQSLYPDQFFDLMKKMNAIHAIVGEK from the coding sequence ATGTTAGTAGTGATGGAAAAAGGCACAACTGAAGAAAAAATTCAAGCTGCAGTAAACGCAATTGAAAAAAGAGGTTACACAGCCCGGCCCATACCCGGAGGAGACAGGGTATCCATTGGAATTCTGCACAACAAGGGTTCTGTTGATGCCGCTCATTTTCTGGGGCTTGACGGTGTAAAGGAGGTTATTCCGGTGACAAAACCGTATAAACTCGTCAGCCGGGAATTTCAACAGGAAAATACCCACGTTAAAGTTGGTGATGCTGTTTTCGGCAATGGGAGCTTACCCGTAATTGCCGGTCCCTGTGCTGTTGAAAGCGAAAAACAGGTTATGTCCATTGCAAAATCCGTTAAAGATGCCGGGGCAAAAATATTTCGAGGCGGTGCATTTAAGCCGAGGACTTCTCCATATTCTTTCCAGGGGCTTGGGAAACAAGGCCTCAAACTTTTGGCAAAAGTACGGGAAGAAACAGGATTGCCTGTTGTAACGGAAGTTATGGATGTTGAGAATTTTGATGTTGTTGAAGAATATGCCGATATTGTCCAGATCGGCACCAGGAATATGCAGAATTTCAGCCTTTTAAGGCGTGCTGGAAAATCCTACAGACCTGTGATTTTAAAAAGAGGGATGTCTGCCATGCTTCAGGAGTGGTTGATGGCTGCTGAATATATTATGGAAGAGGGCAATAACAATGTTATTTTGTGTGAAAGAGGGGTAAGAACCTTTGTGAGACACAGCAGAAATACGCTGGATCTTTCCGTTGTGCCTGCCGCAAAAAAAGAAAGCCATCTTCCCATCATTGTCGATCCCAGCCATGCAGCCGGTGTCAGGGATCAGGTTGTAGCCCTTTCCTATGCCTCGGCAGCTCTGGGTGCGGACGGCGTGATGATTGAGGTTCACAATAACCCGGATGAGGCCTTGAGTGATGGAGCCCAGTCTTTATACCCGGATCAGTTTTTTGATCTCATGAAAAAAATGAATGCGATTCATGCAATTGTTGGGGAAAAATAA
- a CDS encoding response regulator, which yields MKTRVIIADDHAILLEGLKNLLEKKGIIVVATAKNGREACDLAIRLQPDVVIMDISMPRLNGVEATEIIRQKIPNTKVIALSMHSNKQSIDKMFASGASGYILKESTFDELYDAIQEVKNDKFYLTPSIGKLYVDKKGKMPNGISNHSKFNKISKKEREVLQLVAEGQRNRAIAEKLGLSIKTVETHRRNIMKKLGIFNVAGLTKFAIKEGIIFLE from the coding sequence ATGAAAACACGAGTAATTATTGCAGATGATCATGCCATACTTCTGGAAGGATTGAAAAACCTTCTTGAAAAAAAGGGGATAATTGTTGTTGCGACAGCAAAAAATGGGCGTGAAGCCTGTGATTTGGCAATCCGGCTTCAACCCGATGTTGTTATTATGGATATTTCCATGCCAAGGCTCAATGGTGTGGAAGCAACGGAAATCATACGGCAGAAAATTCCAAATACCAAGGTAATTGCGCTTTCCATGCATTCCAACAAACAGAGCATAGATAAAATGTTTGCATCCGGTGCATCCGGATATATCCTAAAAGAATCTACATTTGATGAATTGTATGATGCAATACAGGAAGTTAAAAATGACAAATTTTACTTAACCCCTTCCATTGGCAAATTATATGTCGATAAAAAGGGAAAAATGCCTAATGGCATCAGTAACCATTCGAAATTCAACAAAATCTCAAAAAAAGAACGCGAAGTCCTTCAACTGGTTGCAGAGGGACAAAGAAACCGGGCAATTGCTGAAAAACTTGGCCTCAGCATCAAAACTGTAGAAACCCATCGCAGAAATATCATGAAAAAACTTGGTATTTTCAATGTTGCAGGGCTTACAAAATTTGCAATCAAAGAGGGAATTATTTTTCTGGAGTAA
- a CDS encoding hybrid sensor histidine kinase/response regulator: MEHIRLNNEDPDVVKTLAGGIAHDFNNLLTAIKGRASLMMNSMKSSDPLYKHVTEIIKCIDKGSEMTNQLLGFAKANEYYLRPIDINRLVRNIVESLDFRRKRIILDVDLNPKPLIVDADPDKITQVLMAIIDNALLAMPKEGKLSLVTESAAIVNGNADSYGLNSGFFVKITIADTGIGMEKDVLENIFTSFYSLDPERYPDKKGLGLTFAKEIVQNHNGVIDVWSSPNTGSSFSVILPLKEKPDNIDIPSEDEKLIMGNGLVLLVDDEERILTVGREICKVLGYSVITTASGKEALNIYRKRKDEINLVILDMIMPEMNGLETFIELKKQNPEIKVLLSTGYSIDEKAQEMLRQGCKGYILKPYSVVDFSHKVRDVLEL, translated from the coding sequence ATGGAACATATACGATTAAACAATGAGGATCCTGATGTGGTAAAAACCCTTGCCGGAGGAATCGCTCATGATTTTAACAACCTATTGACCGCAATTAAAGGCAGAGCATCACTGATGATGAATAGCATGAAATCATCTGATCCTCTGTATAAACATGTCACGGAAATCATCAAGTGCATTGATAAAGGCTCTGAAATGACAAACCAGCTGCTTGGCTTTGCCAAAGCCAATGAGTATTACTTGCGGCCTATTGATATAAACCGGCTGGTTCGAAATATAGTTGAAAGCCTTGATTTCAGGCGTAAAAGAATTATTCTGGATGTGGATCTAAACCCAAAACCTCTGATCGTTGATGCTGATCCTGATAAAATTACCCAGGTACTGATGGCAATTATTGATAATGCCCTGCTTGCCATGCCCAAAGAGGGAAAGCTTTCCCTTGTAACGGAATCTGCAGCTATTGTAAATGGAAACGCAGATTCTTACGGGCTGAACAGCGGATTTTTTGTTAAAATTACCATTGCAGATACAGGGATAGGTATGGAAAAAGATGTGCTGGAGAATATTTTCACCTCTTTTTATTCTCTAGACCCTGAACGTTATCCTGATAAAAAGGGCTTGGGGCTAACCTTTGCCAAAGAAATTGTTCAAAATCATAATGGGGTCATTGATGTATGGAGTTCTCCAAATACAGGATCTTCTTTTTCTGTTATTTTACCCTTAAAAGAAAAACCGGATAACATAGATATCCCGTCAGAAGATGAAAAATTGATTATGGGCAATGGATTGGTTCTTCTGGTAGATGACGAGGAACGAATTCTGACGGTTGGACGGGAAATCTGTAAGGTGCTTGGGTATAGTGTTATAACGACTGCTTCCGGAAAAGAGGCATTAAACATCTATAGAAAAAGAAAAGATGAAATAAATCTTGTTATTCTTGATATGATTATGCCGGAAATGAATGGACTTGAGACATTCATTGAGCTCAAGAAACAAAATCCTGAAATAAAGGTACTGCTTTCAACCGGGTATTCCATTGATGAAAAGGCCCAGGAGATGCTCAGACAGGGATGCAAGGGATATATTCTGAAACCTTACAGCGTGGTCGATTTTTCCCATAAAGTAAGAGATGTTTTGGAATTGTAA
- a CDS encoding septum site-determining protein MinC, producing MINFDNSAPVRLKGVGDGFWITLDPSQPENVLKSEIDKLFKNLRHLIINSSVIIDVKDARGHDDLIENIKSYLINTFEVARVSKPSEKRSIPTERIRQRDLSKGWNHHKSDVLMLRGRVRSGQKVESKKHIVIAGDVNPGSEIIAGGDVIVLGRLAGKVQAGCPNDETAIIFALDFNPNQIEIAGFFAPGINKKASAKPEYACVEDSGVVVKDYMEANPFRKLPWPEAI from the coding sequence ATGATTAATTTTGATAATTCTGCGCCGGTAAGATTAAAAGGGGTTGGGGATGGTTTCTGGATCACGCTTGACCCGTCTCAACCTGAAAATGTGCTTAAATCGGAAATAGACAAATTATTTAAAAATTTAAGGCACCTGATCATAAACTCAAGTGTTATAATTGATGTTAAAGATGCCAGAGGACACGACGATTTGATAGAAAATATCAAATCATATTTGATAAACACATTTGAGGTCGCAAGAGTATCTAAACCATCTGAAAAGAGATCCATTCCAACAGAACGAATCCGTCAAAGGGATCTTTCAAAGGGCTGGAATCATCATAAAAGTGACGTGTTAATGCTCAGGGGACGGGTTAGATCCGGTCAGAAGGTTGAATCAAAAAAGCATATTGTGATAGCAGGAGATGTGAATCCCGGATCGGAAATCATTGCCGGAGGAGATGTGATTGTTCTTGGCAGGCTGGCAGGAAAAGTTCAGGCTGGCTGCCCCAATGATGAAACCGCCATTATCTTTGCACTTGATTTCAATCCAAACCAAATTGAAATCGCGGGATTTTTTGCTCCGGGAATCAATAAAAAAGCCAGCGCAAAGCCGGAATATGCCTGTGTTGAAGATAGTGGGGTAGTTGTAAAGGATTATATGGAGGCAAATCCTTTCCGGAAATTGCCTTGGCCGGAAGCCATTTAA
- the minD gene encoding septum site-determining protein MinD: MEGKIIVITSGKGGVGKTTATSSIGAALALEGKRVAIVDMDIGLRNLDVVMGLENRIVFNIVDVVQGKCKISQAAIRDRRIENLFLIPASQSDNKDVLTTSGVERVANQLRKEFDYVIMDSPAGIEKGFENSIVGANEALVVCTPDVSAVRDADRVIGILYSRSLTPKLIVNRIEPSRVAKGEMLSHEDVLDVLSIDLAGLVPMDELVLISSNTGTPLVLQNESTAGQAFKRIARRLNGEADLPIEVPNHKTSMWGKLSKTFGFKK; the protein is encoded by the coding sequence TTGGAAGGTAAAATAATCGTCATAACATCTGGAAAAGGCGGTGTTGGAAAAACAACCGCCACTTCTTCTATTGGTGCCGCCCTTGCCCTTGAAGGCAAAAGGGTGGCAATTGTTGATATGGATATCGGCTTAAGAAACCTTGATGTTGTTATGGGCCTGGAAAACAGGATCGTATTTAATATCGTTGATGTTGTCCAGGGAAAATGCAAAATAAGCCAGGCTGCCATCAGGGATAGACGGATAGAAAACCTTTTCCTTATTCCGGCATCACAAAGTGACAACAAAGATGTGCTAACGACTTCCGGTGTGGAACGGGTGGCCAATCAGCTCAGAAAAGAGTTTGATTATGTGATCATGGATTCACCGGCCGGTATTGAAAAGGGATTTGAAAATTCAATTGTGGGTGCCAATGAGGCTCTGGTTGTCTGTACCCCTGATGTATCTGCTGTCAGGGATGCGGATCGCGTTATCGGAATTTTGTATTCAAGGTCGTTAACCCCGAAACTGATCGTGAACAGGATTGAACCCAGCCGGGTGGCAAAGGGTGAAATGCTAAGTCATGAAGATGTTCTTGACGTTCTTTCCATTGATCTTGCAGGGCTTGTCCCCATGGATGAGCTTGTATTGATTTCTTCCAATACAGGAACCCCTCTTGTTTTACAAAATGAATCAACAGCAGGCCAGGCATTTAAACGGATTGCCAGACGACTCAATGGTGAAGCAGATTTGCCAATAGAAGTTCCAAACCATAAAACCAGCATGTGGGGCAAACTCAGCAAAACCTTTGGGTTTAAAAAATAA
- the minE gene encoding cell division topological specificity factor MinE, with amino-acid sequence MFSGLIKKFASQKPSKDAAKKRLQFSLIYDKLEIDDTTLTNLQRDIVEVISNYFEIDTSSLELKVKRGEEVSALVFNTPILHIKRKTV; translated from the coding sequence ATGTTCAGCGGATTAATAAAAAAATTTGCCAGTCAGAAACCAAGTAAAGATGCTGCAAAAAAAAGACTTCAATTCTCCTTAATATATGACAAGCTTGAGATAGACGATACAACATTAACCAATCTTCAAAGAGATATTGTCGAAGTGATTTCAAATTATTTTGAGATTGATACAAGCTCTCTTGAACTCAAGGTCAAAAGGGGTGAAGAGGTGTCAGCACTGGTCTTTAACACACCCATTCTTCATATAAAACGAAAAACCGTATAA
- the msrB gene encoding peptide-methionine (R)-S-oxide reductase MsrB, which produces MKQKMILFLMVMTVILIFGEYLFADKQNAVKNKTKQASENIMISDKDEIKKNIGKLAIATFAGGCFWCTESDFEKIKGVNQVISGYTGGQETNPTYQEVSGGNTGHAEAIQVYYDPDVVTYDELLDVFWRHINPTDPGGQFVDRGSQYRSEIFYHTEAQKRKAMASKQALEKSKIFDTPVVTPITKFEKFYEAEAYHQDYYKKNSYRYKYYRWGSGRDQFLDKVWKDKNMDKMDKKKNLPEKKKTVNLSSWSKPEDPEIKRKLTPLQYKVTQNNGTEQPFNNEYWDNTKDGIYVDIVSGEPLFSSKDKFKSGTGWPSFTKVLEPDHVIEKTDKSLFTVRTEVRSRYADSHLGHLFDDGPQPTGMRYCINSAALRFIPQNELEIQGYGKYLEMF; this is translated from the coding sequence ATGAAACAAAAAATGATCCTGTTTCTGATGGTTATGACAGTTATTTTGATTTTCGGAGAGTATCTTTTTGCCGACAAACAGAATGCCGTAAAAAATAAAACAAAACAAGCCTCGGAGAATATTATGATATCAGATAAAGACGAAATAAAAAAAAATATAGGAAAGCTTGCAATTGCCACCTTTGCAGGAGGATGTTTCTGGTGTACAGAATCTGATTTTGAGAAAATCAAAGGAGTTAATCAAGTAATTTCCGGATATACCGGCGGGCAAGAAACAAACCCGACCTACCAGGAAGTGTCCGGAGGCAACACCGGTCATGCCGAGGCGATACAGGTGTATTATGACCCCGATGTTGTGACCTATGATGAACTTTTGGATGTATTCTGGCGGCATATTAACCCGACAGATCCGGGCGGGCAGTTTGTGGACAGGGGGTCACAGTACCGGTCGGAAATTTTTTACCATACCGAGGCGCAAAAAAGAAAGGCAATGGCTTCCAAGCAGGCATTGGAAAAATCAAAGATTTTTGATACGCCTGTTGTCACCCCCATTACAAAATTTGAAAAATTTTATGAGGCTGAAGCATACCACCAGGATTATTATAAGAAAAATTCATATCGGTATAAATATTACCGATGGGGGTCCGGCAGGGATCAGTTTTTAGACAAAGTATGGAAGGATAAGAATATGGATAAAATGGACAAAAAGAAAAATCTGCCGGAGAAGAAAAAAACCGTTAACCTGTCATCCTGGTCAAAACCGGAAGATCCGGAGATCAAAAGAAAACTTACACCTCTGCAGTACAAGGTCACTCAGAATAACGGAACAGAACAGCCTTTTAACAATGAATACTGGGACAACACCAAAGATGGGATTTATGTGGATATTGTTTCAGGAGAACCTCTGTTCAGCTCCAAAGACAAATTCAAATCAGGTACTGGGTGGCCAAGCTTTACAAAAGTTCTTGAGCCGGATCATGTTATTGAGAAAACAGATAAAAGCCTGTTCACGGTCCGGACAGAGGTGAGAAGCAGATATGCGGATTCCCACCTGGGACATCTGTTTGATGACGGCCCCCAACCCACGGGCATGCGATATTGCATTAACTCTGCGGCATTGAGATTTATCCCCCAGAACGAACTTGAAATTCAAGGATATGGCAAATATCTGGAAATGTTTTGA
- a CDS encoding nucleotidyltransferase domain-containing protein — translation MFLRNNQMQLAIKLKDAILDAYDPEAVILFGSLGRGDADEFSDIDLLVIMETVQDSKEVRNKISESLNHITTNKHIIVKKVNEFIHQFDIPGTLVFPAMNEGQILFEKTDILQQFPTTDSYITRKQKVIKTEYLQKAHEYLTLAEASLKTNHMFRCRDFAKFAAIRATKGLFVRHDIHPPRDTDLVQLFHSIKKFEPGLMKYNEFLRKLNTYCPEKTGDEADLKNAAVLQSTRDFIEHVKDTCLDDNQKSN, via the coding sequence ATGTTCCTGAGAAACAATCAAATGCAGCTTGCCATTAAGTTAAAAGACGCTATTCTGGATGCCTATGATCCTGAAGCCGTCATATTGTTCGGATCTCTAGGGCGTGGTGATGCCGATGAGTTCAGTGATATAGACCTTTTAGTGATTATGGAAACGGTTCAAGATTCAAAAGAAGTGAGAAACAAGATATCCGAATCTCTGAACCATATCACAACCAACAAACATATTATCGTTAAAAAGGTTAACGAGTTTATTCATCAATTTGATATCCCCGGAACCCTTGTTTTCCCGGCAATGAATGAAGGACAAATACTGTTCGAAAAAACCGATATTTTGCAACAATTTCCGACAACAGATTCATATATCACAAGAAAGCAGAAGGTGATTAAAACCGAATACCTTCAAAAAGCCCATGAATATTTGACCCTGGCTGAAGCATCGCTCAAGACGAATCATATGTTCAGGTGCAGGGATTTTGCAAAATTTGCTGCGATACGGGCGACAAAAGGCCTTTTTGTCAGACATGATATTCATCCGCCAAGGGATACTGATTTGGTTCAACTTTTTCACAGTATCAAAAAATTCGAACCAGGCTTGATGAAATATAACGAATTTTTGAGAAAATTAAACACCTATTGTCCTGAAAAGACCGGTGATGAGGCAGATCTGAAAAATGCTGCTGTTCTCCAAAGCACAAGAGATTTCATTGAGCATGTTAAAGATACATGCTTGGATGATAATCAAAAAAGCAATTAG
- a CDS encoding pyridoxamine 5'-phosphate oxidase family protein → MAEMTEKIRNLFEQVPIASLSTATTDGIPNSVPVGAKKVIDNETLLISNQYFNKTLENIKANPKVAVTFWEGKEGYQIKGTTTIETEGPRFEETCAWIKEKGHTCKGVLIIKIDEIFGVSPGPGAGRKLA, encoded by the coding sequence ATGGCGGAAATGACGGAAAAAATCAGAAACTTGTTTGAACAGGTTCCCATTGCTTCACTTTCCACGGCAACAACGGATGGCATTCCAAACAGTGTTCCTGTTGGGGCAAAAAAAGTAATTGACAACGAAACTTTGCTCATCTCAAATCAGTATTTTAACAAAACACTTGAAAACATAAAAGCAAATCCCAAGGTAGCCGTCACTTTCTGGGAAGGAAAGGAAGGCTACCAGATCAAGGGCACGACAACCATAGAAACGGAAGGTCCCCGTTTTGAAGAGACATGTGCATGGATTAAAGAAAAGGGACATACCTGCAAGGGTGTTTTAATTATTAAAATAGATGAAATATTCGGTGTCTCCCCCGGACCGGGTGCAGGCAGAAAACTTGCATAG